The sequence GCCGCGCCTTCGGACCGAAGGTCCGCGCGTGCTGAAGCAGAACCGCGGCAATGGCGGCCAGGGCGTCTGGAAGGTGGAGGCGCTGCCCGACACGGACGGCATGGTTCGCGTGCTCCATGCGCAGCGCGGCAGTCTCCCTGAGGACATGCCGCTCGATGCCCTGTTCGCGCGGTGCGAGCCTTATTTCGGCTGGGGCGGCTGCATCATCGACCAGGCGTTTCAGCCGCGCCTGCCCGACGGCATGATCCGCTGCTACATGAGCGGCGCCAGAGTCGCAGGCTTCGGGCATCAGAAGATCAAGGCCCTGATCCCGCCGCCGCCGGAGGGACCGGACTCGCCTGAAGCGCAGCCGGGTCCGCGGATCATGCATGGTCCCGACGCGCCGCAATTCCAGGCGCTGCGGCGAGCAATGGAGGACGAATGGACGCCGCAGATGATGGCGACACTCGGAATCGATGAGCTGTCATTGCCGGTCATCTGGGACGCGGACTTTTTGTACGGGCCGAAAGATGCGGCCGGGGCCGACACCTACGTGCTGTGCGAGATCAACGCGAGCTCGTGCTTTGCGATCCCCGAGGAGGCACCGGCGGCGATCGCGCGGACGGTGAAGCAGCGCATGCTCCGGACTGCAGGCGTGCATTCCGGCACATAGCGAGCGGGATAGCGGGCAAGCTCCCTCACCTCAGATCTTCGGGAGCTTCGCCCGCTCCACCACGCCAGTCCATTTGACGATCTCGGTCTCGATCAGTGCCTTCATCTCCGCGGGCGTGCTGCCGCGGACCTCACCGCCGACGGCCGTCTCCAGGCGCTGCTTGATCTCGGGATCCTTGAGCACCTCGAGCGTCGCCGCATTGAGCGCGGCGACGATCGCGGGCGGCGTGCCCTTCGGCGCCAGGAGGCCGGCCCAGGTGCGCACGTCGTAGCCCTTGATGCCGGCTTCCTGAACCGTGGGGACCTCGGGCAACAAGGCGGTGCGCGTCGGCGAGGTCACCGCGAGGCCGCGGATCGCGCCACTCTGGATCTGCGGCGCCAGCAGGACCGGCGTGCCGACGATGACCGGAACCTCGCCGCCGAGCAGCGCGGTGATGGATTGCGAATCGCCGCGATACGGCACGTGCACGATCTCGACGCCGGCCGCCGCGTTCAGCAGTTCTCCCGCAAGATGATGCGTAGAGCCGAAGCCGACCGATCCGAAGCTAAGCGCGCCGGGCTTCTCCTTCGCGATCGCGATGAGGTCGCCGAGTGATTTTGCGGGATGATCGTTGCGCACGGCAATGACGAGCGCGTAGTACACCAGCGTCGAGATCATGTCGAAACTCTCGGCCGGCTGATAGGCGAGGCTCTTGTAGGTCGCCGCCGAAATCGCATGCGCGCCGGTGACGAGGCCGAGCGTGTAGCCGTCGGGCGCAGCCTTTGCGATCGCGTCCGCCGCGATGTTGCCGCCGGCGCCGGGCTTGGCCTCGACGATGATCGGCTGCCCGAGCTTCTTCGAGAGCCCGTCGGCGATGATGCGCGACAGCGTGTCGGCCGCACCGCCCGCGGCAAATCCGTGCAGCAGCCGGATCGGGCGCGACGGATAAGTGTCCGCCGCCGCAAGAGTGGTTGCGAGACAATTGCCCAGCAGAAAAATGGCCGCAGCAAGCCGCTTCATCCAGAGCATGGATGCTTCTCCCCTTTGATTGTTGTTTCGTTGGCCGCGCGTGCGGCGATCGTCCGTTCGAACTCAAATCCGCTAGCGCGCGAACTCCGTACATTCCGGCGATGGCGCCATGCCCC is a genomic window of Bradyrhizobium sp. CB1717 containing:
- a CDS encoding Cj0069 family protein, which gives rise to MDTERHSSPRQTLAILSRGDAAARREATAQNSRFVRVFEALAAVGIEAAPVIYDESVAGAVRDQLLAVDGVLVWVDPIHQGKTRAELDALLRDVAAQGPWVSAHPEIILKMGVKEVLYRTRHLGWGADTHRYDTAASFRSQFPPRLRTEGPRVLKQNRGNGGQGVWKVEALPDTDGMVRVLHAQRGSLPEDMPLDALFARCEPYFGWGGCIIDQAFQPRLPDGMIRCYMSGARVAGFGHQKIKALIPPPPEGPDSPEAQPGPRIMHGPDAPQFQALRRAMEDEWTPQMMATLGIDELSLPVIWDADFLYGPKDAAGADTYVLCEINASSCFAIPEEAPAAIARTVKQRMLRTAGVHSGT
- a CDS encoding tripartite tricarboxylate transporter substrate binding protein; amino-acid sequence: MLWMKRLAAAIFLLGNCLATTLAAADTYPSRPIRLLHGFAAGGAADTLSRIIADGLSKKLGQPIIVEAKPGAGGNIAADAIAKAAPDGYTLGLVTGAHAISAATYKSLAYQPAESFDMISTLVYYALVIAVRNDHPAKSLGDLIAIAKEKPGALSFGSVGFGSTHHLAGELLNAAAGVEIVHVPYRGDSQSITALLGGEVPVIVGTPVLLAPQIQSGAIRGLAVTSPTRTALLPEVPTVQEAGIKGYDVRTWAGLLAPKGTPPAIVAALNAATLEVLKDPEIKQRLETAVGGEVRGSTPAEMKALIETEIVKWTGVVERAKLPKI